The genomic stretch ctgcgcaggaggatttctcaggccccgctgggccgattttattcaaataaaaaggagcacatgcagccggcactttgccagccgcgtgtgctacctgatcgccgccgcagcgcggcgatgcgccgcgtgcagcggcgaatgagggtccccccagccgcccgagcccagcgcagccggaacaaacagttccggccagcgctaagggctggatcagaggcggctgacgtcaggacgtcggctgacgtccatgacgtcactccgctcatcgccatggcgacgaggaaagcgaaacaaggaaggtcgctcattgcggccttccttgttacttctgatcgccggaggcgatcagaactaCGCatacggagcgccctctagtgggctttcatgcagccaacttttagttggctgcatgtaatagttttttctttattaaaaaaaaaaaaaaaaccctcccgcagccgccttggtgatcttaatagaacgccagggaggttaaagggaataataatagttaaaaaaaaaataatgtattctcagttttcagccagtagagttttaaaataaaatgtgctatgatagctaaaacccacacattttatttgcccatttgtaccagttattacaaagtttaaattgtgtccttagtacaatgtattgtgataatattttaattggaaatataggtgtatttttttctgtttagtgttttttatactatatcaataattacaaacctttattttaaaagaacagtaatataccctcatgaaatacatatttaaaaaaaagagtccctaaggtaaccatttatgtattttttttgtaattatttttttttaacaagtatattattttggtaactatgcggtaggggtgtaaggggttaaaaacgaataaaaatttatttatttttatatataataccAGGACTGTGAAGTCGGAGTggggagtcagagtaattttgggtacctggagtcggagtcggtggtttcaataaactgagaagtcggatgatttttgtaccaaatccatagccttggtAAGAATTAGCAGACaaaaaaagtgacagcgctcaaggatgcacctgaaatgtAAGCCTACAGAGGTAATGCAGAGCCCCTCCGGAACTAAACACATGCCTTGaatacaaaacagatgcaaatcgtgctaattctaatctaaaatttttaaagtggatgtgaagcagtgaatgcagctagccacaagtatacttacataCAATTTgcacagcgctttcaaacaaaacttatacctgaacgatttatctgcattgatgcgcagagctccaataactggactacattacacaactagtactcactacaggcaaaggggggtgttagcttcagtgataatgtgtgcacaaattatgacctaatagacttccctttAGCAcagaatttgcatctgttttgtattcaaggcatgtatttagttccagaggggctctgcattgcctctgttggcttacatttcaggtgcatccttgagcgctgttacttttttgtctgttctatgaaatgtgtataccatttatttgaTAAGCAGCACGaggattattatgtttttattgctagactagTGTTAAGTCCTCCGAGGGGTTACGTCACaagtttgtttgaaagcgctgccaggtCTCCCCCTGTGCAAATTGGTAAGAATTAGACAgaggagtcggagcagttttgggtacctggagtcggagtcggtggtttcataaactgaggacttggagtcagatgatttttgtaccgactccacagccctgtataataCTGTAGTGTATGTGGGTGTATGTTTACCACAAGATGGAGCCACACAGTACATAGTAAAGGTTATGTGTCTCACTTTGTGAATGAATCTCAGCGTCTCGCTACCACTGGCattcattcatcacaggcactgcgattggctaTGGGAAGagctattcccattcaccaatcacggACCGACGGGATGGCGACAGACACAAACGGCTGCAGCACGGTGAATACATAGGTACGCATATCTACGTTCCTGGTTGTGAAGTGAAGTtttcaggggcatagatatgtaCCAGCGGTGGGAAAGGGGTTAAAAGgtgataaatatgacagcctccatatcactctcacatcaGGTGTGCTATACGGGCTCATACACACACAAGCTGACCTGCGGGCATCATTCTGAGTAATCTAGCATTCTGATCAATTTCCTGATTGaagacagtgttctccccatacattttttccagccgggtggcatgaaaaagtagccgggtgggacacagcgggagaatgcagggccggcgcttctctgcgCAATTCTGTGTACAGCGAGGCAgtcgaggaggtgagctgatgacagccgggtggtcaccataataagccgggtggagcacccggctaaaagagcctggggagaacactggaagaTTGATTGATCAGAAATGCCAGACCAGTGTACACATGTGAGACATGGCTCTCTCAACCAATCCCTTGTTCCAGGCAAGTTCCCGCTGGTTCCGGTCACATCAATTATTCATCAGCAAATATAAATGTAGTGACATGTTCAGAGGCAATATTATTTTCAGGCAGTTGCTAGTAAATATCGAATAACTTGTCGGTTTTCAGACAGGTTGCCGGCCACCAGCGGAAAttaccttaaaaaaataaaaaaaaaataaaaacacacgttacacatttaattctgattggccagttttaGCGCTTCCACGTCGTATGAGAACTTAACTACACAATCTGTATTCAAAATGtattggccctcatgctacacggcaatggtaaaattagtcaatcaatggccaatgaaaattgtatgtgtatgcacccttacacACCGATATGACCATGGCCCCCTTACCTTCCTCTTGCACATGCTCTGTACCACCTTGTCAGGTGAGTTCCCCAGGATGTGTTGCCGGCTAAGAAGCACAGCGCAGACAAAGCCGTCCTTGGGGGCCACAAAGCGCTGCTCCACATAGAAGGCCTTGTCGTCCCAGCACAACAATCGCGTGCGGATCTCAAAGGCCTCAAAGAGCTTCAGCGATCGTCGGTAGCGCACGGTGCAGGCCGCCATCACCATGCCGGCCCCCAGCGAGTGAATGGCGCCAAAGAGGCCGCTGCGGGTGAAGTAACTCAGTCTGGCAAAGTCCGCCTCTCTGAGGTAGCGGGAGTTGTTCATGTGGAGCAGGAAATCCAGGTCGTGTGGCATCACTAGGCCCGAGAATGTGTGCTCCTTTAGCAGGTCCTTCACCACGGGCTGGAGGCGGGCCCACAAGACCGCCAGGGACGCTCGGAGAA from Hyperolius riggenbachi isolate aHypRig1 chromosome 5, aHypRig1.pri, whole genome shotgun sequence encodes the following:
- the THEM6 gene encoding protein THEM6 isoform X2 → MWIVLSVLGLSTALFSLLDVWYFLRASLAVLWARLQPVVKDLLKEHTFSGLVMPHDLDFLLHMNNSRYLREADFARLSYFTRSGLFGAIHSLGAGMVMAACTVRYRRSLKLFEAFEIRTRLLCWDDKAFYVEQRFVAPKDGFVCAVLLSRQHILGNSPDKVVQSMCKRKVESPEFPDEVLHWIDYNDHNSQKLRAESSMAKDQ
- the THEM6 gene encoding protein THEM6 isoform X1; this encodes MVQSGVRVSPSAGRGERRSFLLWYQSSHVAAMWIVLSVLGLSTALFSLLDVWYFLRASLAVLWARLQPVVKDLLKEHTFSGLVMPHDLDFLLHMNNSRYLREADFARLSYFTRSGLFGAIHSLGAGMVMAACTVRYRRSLKLFEAFEIRTRLLCWDDKAFYVEQRFVAPKDGFVCAVLLSRQHILGNSPDKVVQSMCKRKVESPEFPDEVLHWIDYNDHNSQKLRAESSMAKDQ